A stretch of DNA from Chloroflexota bacterium:
CCAGCGCGATGGAGGACCGTCGCGGAGCAGAGAGCCGCGCGATCGTTGGCGGGAGTCGCGATGTCCGAGCTGATCAGTCGCGAGGAAGCGCTGGCCGGCCTGCCCGCGCAGCAGGTCCGTGCGCTCCTCTTCGCCATCGAGCAGCTCAGTCTCCAAGAAGAGGCCCGGCGCCAGGACGAGATGAGCGCCACGGCCGCCGCGTGGGCCGCGGCCGAGGGCGAGCGCGATTTCATCGAGGCGTTTCGTCGGGCCCGAATCATTCGCGACACCCCGACCCTGCGAAACCTCGAGGACCACGCGGAGCGATGGGCGTCGCTCGTGCCGGACAACCCACGGGTGCGCGCGGGCCTCGCGCGGGCCCTGGCGTCCAAATACCCATTCAATCCCGGTTTGGCGCCTCGACTCTGCCAAGCCCTCGGCCTCGACCAGCCCGCCACACTGGAGAGCTTCCGTGCCCAGTTCGGCGCGGAGCTGAGCACCATCTACGCCCCGGCCGCGGTCGCGGCGCCGGTGGTGCCGCACGTCAGCATCGCGAGGCTGGTCCTCGCCTTCGTCAAACTTGGGAGCATCAGCATCGGCGGGCGAAGCGCCATGTACTTGCAGGACGAGCTGGTCGACCGGCTCCACTGGCTCCAGCGGGAGGACTGGCTCGAGGGATTGCTGCTGGGCCGGCTGCTTCCCGGACCAGCGGGCGTTGGTACGGCGATGTTCATGGCCCACATGCTGCGCGGCAGCGCGGCGGCGGCGCTCTCCGTCGGCGCCTACATCCTTCCCGGCATCCTGGGCGCGATCGTCCTATCGATGCTGTTTTTCGACGTGCAGCGCCCACCATGGGCAAACGGCGCGATCCACGGGGTATCGGCCGGGGGCTTTGGGCTCTTCGTCTTCTCGGCCATGAAGACGGCGCCCACGAGTCGCAAGACCAGGTATGGGGTAGCGGCCGCGTTCGCAACCTTCATCGCATACGGCCTGCTAAGGGTAGACCTCGTCCTCGTCCTGATCGGCGCGGGGGCATTGTCGCTGGCCGCGAATACCCCCCGGCGGAGGCGAAAGGAGGCGGACCGATGAGTGCCGCAGCCGTCGAGGTCTTCCTGCTCTTCGCCAAGCTAGGCCTCATGTCCGTCGGCGGGGGAACCGCGCTTCTGGGAGAAATGGAGCGGGAATCTGTCGCGCGAGGCTGGCTAACGCATGCCCAGTTCCTCCAGGCGTATGCCATCGGGAACCTGACTCCAGGGCCCGGCACGCTCTTCGTCGTTCCGATTGGCTACAAGGCGGCCGGAGTCCCCGGCGCCGTCGCCGCGGCAGTCGGGTTCATCCTGCCGACCGCGGCCATCGGGCTCGCGGTCATCAGTCTCTGGAGTCGGCTGCGCCGGTCGCCGTGGCCCGCCGCGATCCGCGACGCGCTGATCCCGGTCGCCATCGGCCTCACCTTCGCCTCCGCGTACGTCATTGGCCGCGCCACCCTCATCGACGTGCCCACGGCGCTCATCGCCCTCATCTCGGCCGCGGCGCTGTGGCGGACGCGCATCCCAACGCCCGTCGTCATTCTGGCCTCCGGCGTCGTGGGCGCCGTCTTTCTGCGATAGCCCACTACAATTGGCGCGAGGGCCCTCCATGCGAGGCCGCGCTATGCCGGAGGCGAAGATGAACGGGGCGCAGAGCCGCGGCACAGGATTCAGTACCAGGGACCACACCGATTTCGCCCACACGGGCCCGGGCACCCTCGCGGGCGCCTACCTCCGCCGTTTCTGGCAGCCGGTCGCGATGAGCGGCGAGCTGGCGCCCGGTCGCGCGAAGCCGCTACGCATCATGAGCGAGGACATCACGCTGTATCGTGGTGAAGGCGGGCGGGCCCACTGCGTCGCCTTCCGTTGCGCTCACCGCGGAACGCAGTTTTCGACGGGCTGGGTCGAGGGCGATGACATCCGGTGCTTCTACCATGGCTGGCGCTACGGCCCGGACGGGAGGTGCGTCGAGCAGCCGGCGGAGCCGGACCCCTTCTGCCAGCGCATTCGGATCCGGAGCTACCCGGTCGAGGAGTATCTCGGCCTCATCTTTGCGTATTTCGGCGCAGGGGAGCCGCCGCCTCTCCCGCGATATCCGGACTTCGAGGCGGGTGGGGTCAGAACGACGGGCAGCTACGTTCGGCCGTGCAATTATTTCAACAGCATCGAGAACGGCGTCGACCCGTCCCACGTCGCTTTCGTGCACCGACGGTCGGCGTTCACGGACCATGGCCTCGTCGACGTTCCGATCGTGTCCGCCGAGGAGACCGAATACGGCCTTGTGTGCCGAGCGACGCGCTCGACCGGCGTTCGGCTCACCCACCACATGATGCCCAACATCCTCCACATCAAGGGATCGCCCGCCGACGGCGCGTCCGGTTGGACCGACGCCATCGCGTGGCGCGTCCCCATCGACGACGAGCAGCACCTCAGCTTGAACGTAAACCTCGTGCACGTGGCGGGCGAGGCGGCCCCAGCGTACGAGGAGCGCCAACGCGCCCGGGCCGGCGAGCCGCCACCGGTGAACGAGCTGGCGCGCCGAATGCTCGCCGGTGAGCTGCATGTGGACGACATCGGGCAGCCGCCATACATCGTCGGCGTGCAGGACACGGTGGCGCAGGTGGGGCAGGGCGTCATCCCGGATCGCGCGAACGAGCGGCTCGGTCGATCGGACGCGGGCATCCTGCTCGTGCGCCGTCTGTGGGCGCGGGAGCTGCGGGCGCTGGCGGAGGGCCAGCCGCTCACGACCTGGCGGCGGCCGGACCGCGTCGAGGCGACGGCGGGCGTCTAGTCCGCGCGCGCAGCCGCGTCCCAGCTCAGGGTCTCGCGTCCCGCGTCGGTATCGCCGCCGCGAAATCCGCCCTCGTGAGCCGCGGTTCGCCGGCATATCCCGCCGCATCCAGCGCGTGCAGCTTCGCCGCCTGGCACAACGCGGCCAGGTCCGCGCCCGACAGGCCACTCGTGCGCGCGGCGATCTCGTCGGCGAGCGCTGACGCGT
This window harbors:
- a CDS encoding chromate transporter, whose product is MSAAAVEVFLLFAKLGLMSVGGGTALLGEMERESVARGWLTHAQFLQAYAIGNLTPGPGTLFVVPIGYKAAGVPGAVAAAVGFILPTAAIGLAVISLWSRLRRSPWPAAIRDALIPVAIGLTFASAYVIGRATLIDVPTALIALISAAALWRTRIPTPVVILASGVVGAVFLR
- a CDS encoding Rieske 2Fe-2S domain-containing protein — encoded protein: MNGAQSRGTGFSTRDHTDFAHTGPGTLAGAYLRRFWQPVAMSGELAPGRAKPLRIMSEDITLYRGEGGRAHCVAFRCAHRGTQFSTGWVEGDDIRCFYHGWRYGPDGRCVEQPAEPDPFCQRIRIRSYPVEEYLGLIFAYFGAGEPPPLPRYPDFEAGGVRTTGSYVRPCNYFNSIENGVDPSHVAFVHRRSAFTDHGLVDVPIVSAEETEYGLVCRATRSTGVRLTHHMMPNILHIKGSPADGASGWTDAIAWRVPIDDEQHLSLNVNLVHVAGEAAPAYEERQRARAGEPPPVNELARRMLAGELHVDDIGQPPYIVGVQDTVAQVGQGVIPDRANERLGRSDAGILLVRRLWARELRALAEGQPLTTWRRPDRVEATAGV
- a CDS encoding chromate transporter, whose translation is MSELISREEALAGLPAQQVRALLFAIEQLSLQEEARRQDEMSATAAAWAAAEGERDFIEAFRRARIIRDTPTLRNLEDHAERWASLVPDNPRVRAGLARALASKYPFNPGLAPRLCQALGLDQPATLESFRAQFGAELSTIYAPAAVAAPVVPHVSIARLVLAFVKLGSISIGGRSAMYLQDELVDRLHWLQREDWLEGLLLGRLLPGPAGVGTAMFMAHMLRGSAAAALSVGAYILPGILGAIVLSMLFFDVQRPPWANGAIHGVSAGGFGLFVFSAMKTAPTSRKTRYGVAAAFATFIAYGLLRVDLVLVLIGAGALSLAANTPRRRRKEADR